In Bythopirellula goksoeyrii, a single window of DNA contains:
- a CDS encoding PEP-CTERM sorting domain-containing protein (PEP-CTERM proteins occur, often in large numbers, in the proteomes of bacteria that also encode an exosortase, a predicted intramembrane cysteine proteinase. The presence of a PEP-CTERM domain at a protein's C-terminus predicts cleavage within the sorting domain, followed by covalent anchoring to some some component of the (usually Gram-negative) cell surface. Many PEP-CTERM proteins exhibit an unusual sequence composition that includes large numbers of potential glycosylation sites. Expression of one such protein has been shown restore the ability of a bacterium to form floc, a type of biofilm.) translates to MNLYDWLKSLAASFVAIALVGTAEAVPTLDGSATMADGYGTALSVQNTKTRFGDNSSDDLIATADGGSEIDQVFGVVANGRLYVTITGNLETNFNKLEVYIDSVSGGVNEIIGSSLPAAVDAFCCGGFGTTDGALQRQDGLIFDTGFLADQYLTFTNGGENVGGRGFWALSAHFADLTQGTSGQVVQAGYQMAPLGMPNTLRGPLGPDFDSDFNVDGKDFLTWQRGYMIGTTKPEGDADENGVVDGLDLAQWQDRYNTDRNLTDFPFNPYAGGPSTTSLIGPALPGLAPGQLIDQNYALGAGGCTADTTDGGAGCIAPELELALPVDSNDPTNALNHRNFNNTIDLQMAFNNSNVAGVEGTPADSDPMQTEGDPENVITGLEFSLPLSALGNPTGDIKLLAFINNGNHDFVANQFSGVGVLTGNFGSLPPDLSFEADGDQFVTIVQPAALAGANAVPEPSSLALLTLAATAMMGSRRRKS, encoded by the coding sequence ATGAATCTTTACGATTGGTTGAAATCTTTAGCAGCGTCGTTTGTTGCGATCGCTCTCGTAGGAACTGCCGAAGCGGTGCCGACTCTCGACGGTTCGGCTACCATGGCTGACGGCTACGGAACGGCCCTTTCGGTCCAGAATACCAAGACGCGGTTTGGCGACAATTCGTCAGATGATCTTATCGCTACCGCAGATGGTGGCTCGGAGATAGACCAAGTATTTGGAGTCGTAGCTAATGGGCGACTGTACGTGACGATCACTGGAAATCTCGAAACGAATTTTAATAAATTGGAAGTCTATATCGACTCCGTATCGGGTGGGGTTAATGAGATTATAGGCAGCTCACTTCCTGCTGCGGTTGATGCCTTCTGCTGTGGTGGGTTTGGTACGACGGACGGTGCTTTACAGCGCCAAGATGGCTTGATATTCGATACGGGTTTTCTGGCCGACCAATACCTAACTTTCACCAATGGCGGCGAAAACGTTGGCGGGCGTGGATTCTGGGCGCTCAGCGCTCACTTCGCCGATCTGACTCAAGGTACCAGCGGCCAAGTCGTTCAGGCTGGCTACCAAATGGCTCCTTTGGGCATGCCCAATACTCTTCGAGGTCCTCTGGGACCAGACTTCGATAGCGATTTCAACGTTGATGGCAAGGATTTCCTAACGTGGCAACGAGGCTATATGATCGGGACGACAAAGCCGGAAGGCGACGCCGACGAGAATGGTGTCGTAGACGGCCTGGACCTTGCGCAATGGCAAGATCGCTACAATACAGATCGTAATCTGACTGACTTTCCTTTCAATCCCTATGCTGGCGGACCTTCGACAACCAGTTTGATTGGACCAGCACTGCCAGGATTGGCCCCAGGCCAATTGATTGATCAGAATTACGCGCTCGGTGCCGGTGGCTGCACTGCAGATACCACGGATGGGGGGGCCGGCTGTATCGCTCCGGAACTTGAACTCGCTCTGCCCGTCGATAGCAATGATCCTACCAACGCCCTTAATCATCGCAACTTCAACAATACGATTGATTTGCAGATGGCCTTTAACAACAGCAACGTCGCAGGTGTTGAAGGGACCCCAGCTGATTCGGATCCCATGCAAACAGAAGGAGATCCCGAGAACGTGATCACAGGCTTGGAGTTCTCGCTCCCTCTTTCTGCATTAGGTAATCCCACCGGTGACATCAAGCTTCTGGCTTTCATCAACAATGGGAATCATGATTTTGTTGCGAATCAGTTTTCTGGCGTTGGTGTCCTGACGGGTAACTTTGGCTCTCTGCCCCCTGATTTGAGCTTTGAGGCCGATGGGGATCAGTTTGTTACCATTGTGCAGCCGGCTGCCCTGGCCGGCGCAAATGCCGTACCAGAACCCAGTTCGCTGGCGTTGTTGACACTCGCCGCAACCGCGATGATGGGTAGCCGTCGTCGCAAGAGTTAG
- a CDS encoding carboxypeptidase-like regulatory domain-containing protein — protein MKSRACNKHIPLCLVPLLIGLSGCGGVYESSVSGIVTLDSTPITRGTVTFKPANSGPSAYGQIGQNGEYELRTGREIGIPPGQYLVTVVANEPPPLKQTASGGPPPPGPPITPAWYRSPDLSGLTFNVEPGSNDINLELTTQPPAGWQDPAKRRRR, from the coding sequence ATGAAGTCGCGTGCGTGTAACAAACATATTCCATTGTGTTTGGTTCCACTCTTGATAGGGCTAAGCGGTTGTGGTGGCGTCTACGAATCATCGGTTTCAGGAATTGTGACGCTCGATAGCACACCAATCACTAGAGGCACAGTGACCTTTAAGCCTGCCAACTCTGGACCTTCTGCTTACGGGCAGATTGGTCAGAATGGTGAGTACGAATTGCGAACGGGTCGAGAGATAGGCATCCCTCCAGGACAATATCTTGTGACAGTCGTTGCTAATGAACCTCCACCCTTGAAACAAACTGCCTCTGGTGGACCTCCACCCCCTGGACCACCGATTACGCCGGCTTGGTATCGATCCCCAGATTTGTCTGGTTTGACTTTCAATGTCGAACCTGGCTCAAACGATATCAACTTGGAACTCACGACCCAACCCCCCGCGGGATGGCAGGATCCGGCGAAGCGACGACGCAGATAG
- a CDS encoding PEP-CTERM sorting domain-containing protein translates to MRRLLCLAIVCSMAAPVSAVTLDGSTAGDGYTLAATQTLQTQFGDANPNGGSELDAAWAQVSGGTLYLTLTGNLENNFNKLNIFIDSIAGGENVITNNTGNGGNNPSNDGWAASYAGFTFDPGFAADFLMINRNGNFNGDRFDFDFNSVGNTSVVESSLDIFAGSQQGSNASVGASGIGVAFNNTNTAGVTGGSAALDAAGIAAAQAVQTGLELAIPLSAIGNPGLGDCIKISAMINNGDQNYLSNQFLGGLIGPPPSGDQGNLGGDGAGTFTGTVGQINLTSTYADGLQHFEVCIVPEPASIALVGLAMFGLVLGRGRKS, encoded by the coding sequence GCAGCAACACAAACCCTTCAGACGCAGTTTGGTGATGCCAACCCCAATGGTGGTAGCGAACTTGACGCCGCATGGGCCCAAGTTTCCGGTGGGACCTTGTATCTGACCTTGACCGGCAATTTGGAAAACAACTTCAACAAGTTGAACATTTTCATCGACTCCATTGCAGGTGGCGAGAACGTCATCACGAACAACACGGGAAATGGTGGAAACAATCCGAGCAATGATGGATGGGCGGCCAGTTACGCAGGATTCACGTTTGATCCGGGCTTTGCCGCAGATTTCCTGATGATAAACCGCAATGGAAACTTCAATGGCGATCGCTTTGATTTCGACTTCAACAGTGTAGGCAATACCAGTGTGGTGGAATCGAGTCTTGACATTTTCGCTGGTTCTCAACAAGGTTCCAATGCCAGCGTGGGAGCCTCGGGAATCGGAGTCGCTTTTAATAACACTAATACTGCAGGAGTCACTGGCGGTTCGGCCGCATTAGACGCTGCGGGTATCGCCGCTGCGCAAGCCGTCCAGACTGGTTTGGAATTAGCAATCCCTTTGTCAGCTATTGGCAATCCAGGTCTTGGTGATTGCATCAAGATTAGTGCGATGATCAACAACGGCGACCAGAACTATCTGTCGAACCAGTTCCTCGGAGGACTCATAGGACCTCCCCCGTCAGGCGATCAAGGAAATCTGGGTGGCGATGGTGCTGGTACATTCACTGGGACAGTTGGTCAAATCAATTTGACAAGCACCTACGCCGATGGTTTGCAGCACTTTGAAGTTTGCATCGTCCCCGAACCCGCCTCAATTGCCTTAGTTGGCTTGGCAATGTTCGGTCTCGTCCTCGGACGCGGCCGCAAGAGTTAG
- a CDS encoding alpha-amylase family glycosyl hydrolase, whose translation MIFTRLVRRILVACALCLASQEQNLACAQDVSAPAMLQMFEARWQTIEDRQVDLFYADYGAMWLPPPQRADTGPFSVGYDLFDRFDLGKPQNETLYGTENGLKSLVNSAHRAGMNVYTDLIWNHNGFGSPNEPAFVALGGYPGFVMNTPGDQFGDFHDPFINFDNNPLEGRLAGLTDIAQEKNYQFIRHPVAEGDPDNIPAGTIYNKPDPNNTRFYTDQDLGGTSVFDPALNANVTLYDFNTTTPLAGDPIMENATGLLMRNARWMVQEIGVDGFRTDAIKHMPTWVLNYLDQAVFRANPRLNHDGTFKPVYSFGEVLDGNKGFVQEFIRHDLPNPLAISPSNTTVGGNRDALDFPLFFALRSNLTGNGLANNWHGIRGASQDFQDDGLQNGSQGVSFVDSHDHLPGGFPFLKNVAYAYTLMRPGNALVYLNAKEFGENRDFPNDGKDDALGGFYGETITKLVEVRSSHGRGDFHERWIDDAFNSNGFSNIYIYERSNSAIVGLNSRNDAFVETRSGVQTNFAPGSILVELTGNAADPTVDPGEVIPETVKVNGSGQINMSIPSNDTHGRGYVIYGLATPQGSLNLTNVAGTIAGAIPTAGNNGTARLGDIDVIRADSFAVQLNTTPISLVDPTTGLMIRDFAADGDTALVRLNEGEDLNNLAGIDHPTPGDISYGFEEFTDTRIPGLGNNGFGSYSQTIDTTQLSEGRHFITARAFRHRDSGTGGDGGPAVFTDFKRAIYVDRFAPESTVVSFDPFASSPNTLQNRDLIVKSNDATASSMHLFLDLPAGLTDEQVLQMALDGQGTAGRYDADSFVFGFQNVGTGNHVATVVTFEPSFDGTNGFTIRRNVGMFTETGVGAGFGDLNFNGQVRTGDLAGFNNGSFEDVLYSQNAKFNAAADLDGNGLVNNLDLYALGPELDAMSGISPTSLNSYEGVLRRRGDLNEDGSSNVGDVENLYAAIGGNAWLTDLNVDGIVDILDVQTLVTEIFQTVNGDFDLDGDVDGRDFLVWQRNAGMPGRYDQGDADLNGAIDASDLAVWQQAYGAAGLTALTATAQAVPEPSAFVLYIVTGLVLVVGARNHSHKSVRCKF comes from the coding sequence ATGATCTTCACGAGACTAGTACGACGAATCCTGGTGGCCTGCGCGCTCTGCTTAGCGTCTCAAGAGCAGAATCTTGCATGCGCCCAAGACGTGTCCGCCCCGGCCATGTTGCAAATGTTCGAAGCGAGATGGCAGACCATCGAGGATCGGCAAGTCGATCTGTTTTATGCCGATTATGGGGCCATGTGGTTACCCCCCCCTCAACGCGCCGACACGGGGCCGTTTTCGGTCGGCTACGATTTATTCGATCGGTTCGATTTGGGTAAACCCCAGAACGAAACACTCTACGGAACCGAGAACGGATTGAAGTCGCTCGTCAATTCGGCTCACCGCGCCGGCATGAATGTCTACACCGATCTCATTTGGAATCACAACGGATTTGGCAGCCCCAACGAACCTGCTTTTGTGGCTCTGGGGGGGTATCCCGGTTTTGTCATGAACACACCGGGCGATCAGTTCGGTGATTTTCATGATCCTTTCATCAACTTCGATAATAATCCCCTAGAAGGTCGACTGGCGGGGCTTACCGATATCGCGCAGGAAAAAAATTACCAGTTTATTCGTCACCCGGTGGCGGAGGGGGATCCGGACAACATCCCGGCCGGGACGATCTACAACAAACCTGATCCTAACAATACACGTTTCTACACCGATCAAGACCTCGGCGGCACGAGCGTCTTCGATCCGGCACTCAACGCGAACGTCACGCTCTACGACTTCAATACGACCACTCCGCTTGCGGGCGATCCTATCATGGAGAATGCCACGGGCCTATTGATGCGAAACGCCCGGTGGATGGTGCAAGAAATTGGTGTTGACGGTTTCCGCACGGACGCGATCAAGCACATGCCCACCTGGGTGCTCAATTACCTGGATCAAGCCGTCTTTCGGGCGAATCCGCGACTCAATCACGACGGCACATTCAAGCCGGTTTATTCGTTCGGTGAAGTGCTTGACGGCAACAAGGGTTTTGTCCAGGAATTTATTCGTCACGACTTGCCGAACCCGCTGGCCATTTCACCATCGAACACCACGGTGGGTGGCAATCGCGATGCTTTGGATTTCCCACTGTTTTTCGCGTTGCGGAGCAACCTTACCGGAAATGGCCTTGCCAATAACTGGCACGGCATTCGTGGTGCGAGTCAAGACTTTCAAGACGATGGCCTCCAGAACGGCAGCCAAGGGGTGTCTTTCGTCGATAGTCATGACCATCTGCCCGGTGGCTTTCCTTTCTTGAAGAATGTGGCCTATGCCTACACGCTCATGCGACCGGGCAATGCCCTGGTCTATCTCAACGCGAAAGAGTTTGGCGAGAACCGTGATTTTCCCAATGACGGCAAGGACGACGCCCTTGGAGGTTTCTATGGCGAGACCATCACGAAACTGGTGGAGGTTCGCAGCTCACATGGTCGAGGCGATTTCCACGAGCGTTGGATCGACGACGCTTTTAATTCCAACGGCTTTTCCAATATCTACATTTACGAGCGATCCAACTCCGCGATCGTAGGGCTCAACAGTCGCAACGATGCCTTTGTTGAGACACGCAGTGGCGTACAGACTAATTTCGCACCCGGATCTATTCTCGTCGAACTCACTGGCAATGCGGCTGACCCCACCGTTGACCCTGGCGAGGTAATTCCCGAGACGGTCAAAGTAAACGGATCTGGGCAGATCAACATGAGCATTCCTAGCAATGATACGCATGGCCGAGGTTACGTGATTTATGGTTTGGCCACTCCTCAAGGAAGCCTCAATTTAACGAACGTGGCGGGAACCATTGCCGGGGCAATTCCCACGGCAGGCAACAACGGCACGGCAAGATTGGGCGACATCGACGTGATTCGAGCCGATTCCTTTGCAGTGCAGCTCAACACCACGCCCATCAGTCTGGTCGATCCCACAACAGGCTTGATGATCCGTGATTTCGCTGCAGATGGCGACACGGCACTCGTTCGCTTGAACGAAGGAGAAGACCTGAACAATCTCGCCGGGATTGACCATCCCACTCCAGGTGACATTTCCTATGGCTTTGAGGAATTCACCGACACTCGCATCCCGGGCCTCGGTAACAATGGCTTCGGAAGTTATTCACAGACGATCGATACCACGCAACTCTCCGAAGGCCGGCATTTTATCACAGCGAGGGCCTTTCGTCATCGAGATTCTGGAACGGGTGGCGACGGGGGACCAGCGGTCTTTACCGATTTCAAACGGGCCATTTATGTGGACCGATTTGCTCCTGAATCGACGGTGGTTAGTTTTGATCCATTCGCGTCGAGTCCCAATACGCTGCAAAATCGCGATCTGATCGTCAAGTCAAACGATGCCACCGCCAGCAGCATGCATTTGTTCCTCGATCTGCCTGCGGGGCTCACCGACGAGCAAGTGCTGCAGATGGCCCTGGACGGTCAGGGAACTGCAGGTCGCTATGACGCTGATTCCTTTGTATTCGGATTCCAAAACGTCGGCACAGGTAACCATGTAGCCACCGTTGTTACTTTTGAACCCTCTTTCGATGGCACGAATGGTTTCACGATACGCCGAAATGTGGGCATGTTCACCGAGACGGGCGTGGGTGCCGGGTTTGGCGACCTCAATTTTAATGGACAGGTGCGAACTGGTGATCTTGCCGGTTTCAACAATGGCTCATTCGAAGATGTGCTTTACAGCCAGAATGCCAAGTTCAACGCGGCTGCAGATCTGGATGGCAACGGCCTGGTCAATAACCTCGATTTGTATGCACTGGGACCCGAATTGGATGCGATGAGCGGGATCAGCCCCACGTCATTGAATTCCTACGAAGGGGTTTTGCGTCGGCGAGGTGATCTCAACGAAGATGGCTCGTCGAACGTTGGTGACGTAGAGAATCTGTATGCCGCGATTGGCGGCAATGCCTGGCTCACTGACTTGAACGTCGATGGCATCGTCGACATCCTCGATGTGCAAACACTCGTGACCGAGATATTCCAAACCGTAAACGGTGATTTCGATCTCGATGGCGACGTAGACGGGCGTGACTTTCTTGTTTGGCAGAGAAATGCAGGTATGCCTGGGCGGTACGATCAAGGCGATGCGGATCTCAATGGTGCAATCGATGCGTCAGACCTCGCCGTATGGCAGCAGGCTTATGGTGCAGCAGGGCTGACCGCACTAACCGCAACTGCACAAGCCGTGCCAGAACCTTCGGCATTTGTTTTGTACATCGTAACGGGGCTAGTTTTAGTTGTGGGTGCGAGGAATCACTCACATAAGAGTGTGAGGTGTAAGTTTTAG
- a CDS encoding glycoside hydrolase family 13 protein, whose amino-acid sequence MNRSTMSSRICECFAARCLLSVAACLIAIVSTGCQRQQQSSVTPTTTVDASPSTAPASADPGVVVVSASSENKKPPKVQPDVSRFVPNWVAEAVFYQIFPDRFRNGDSSNDPTRESLEDLASIPETWEVSPWTGDWYARADWEKELSGSFFEKGIFDRRYGGDLQGVLDRLDYLQDLGINAIYFNPVFYGKSLHKYDGASMHHIDPYFGPDPAGDLAIIEQETSDPKTWQWTAADKQFLKLVKEIHARDMRVIIDGVFNHTGRDFFAFADLREKQAASPYKDWYIVQYFDDPATPQNEFRYKSWWGFETLPEFAEDQQQNDLHPGPKAYVMDITRRWMDPDGDGDPSDGIDGWRLDVANEVPSGFWQDWNTLVRELNPEAYTVGEFWENARDHLVEGHFSGTMNYHGFAYLAKGFLIDGILTPHDFGQELVARLNEYPQKMQYALQNLIDSHDTQRVGSMIVNRSRQPYLQPERFDYDVSERVSPRYDNEYSIRKPNDLERNIQRLVALMQMTFVGPPMIYYGDEAGMWGADDPCNRLPMVWDDLIYDDQSTDPLGRDRETDTVQFNQELHDFYRQLIHLRRKYDVLEHGDFEPVVSDDDAKFFAFRRTLKGKSVLVAINRGEATYSWEVPCDTARELQSLIVTWDPEAKADIVRRDGVCIVTVPPLGGVVLAERANPE is encoded by the coding sequence ATGAATCGATCGACTATGAGCAGTAGGATATGTGAGTGCTTCGCCGCGCGGTGCTTATTGTCAGTTGCGGCCTGTCTAATTGCAATCGTAAGCACCGGTTGCCAACGCCAGCAGCAATCAAGTGTCACACCTACCACGACGGTCGATGCTTCCCCTTCCACCGCCCCAGCCTCAGCCGATCCAGGAGTGGTTGTGGTCAGTGCGAGCAGCGAGAATAAAAAACCCCCTAAGGTTCAGCCGGACGTTTCGCGCTTTGTCCCCAACTGGGTTGCGGAAGCGGTGTTCTACCAAATCTTTCCTGATCGATTTCGCAATGGTGACTCCTCAAATGATCCGACCCGTGAATCGTTGGAAGACTTAGCTTCGATTCCCGAGACTTGGGAAGTTTCTCCTTGGACTGGGGATTGGTATGCTCGCGCCGATTGGGAAAAGGAACTCAGCGGCAGTTTCTTTGAGAAGGGAATCTTCGATCGCCGATACGGTGGAGACTTGCAAGGAGTGCTCGATCGACTCGATTATCTCCAGGATCTGGGCATCAACGCCATCTATTTCAACCCCGTATTCTATGGCAAGTCGCTGCACAAGTACGACGGAGCCTCGATGCATCACATCGATCCCTATTTTGGCCCTGATCCGGCGGGCGACTTGGCGATCATTGAGCAAGAAACGAGTGACCCCAAGACCTGGCAATGGACCGCTGCCGACAAGCAGTTCTTGAAACTCGTTAAGGAGATTCATGCACGGGACATGCGAGTCATCATCGATGGGGTATTCAATCACACGGGCCGCGATTTCTTTGCCTTTGCCGACCTGCGGGAGAAGCAAGCAGCTTCCCCTTACAAAGATTGGTATATCGTTCAGTACTTTGACGATCCCGCGACTCCGCAGAATGAGTTTCGCTACAAAAGTTGGTGGGGATTCGAGACATTGCCTGAGTTCGCCGAGGACCAACAGCAGAATGACCTGCATCCGGGGCCCAAGGCATATGTGATGGACATTACCCGCCGGTGGATGGACCCCGACGGCGACGGTGACCCAAGCGACGGCATCGATGGCTGGCGACTCGACGTAGCCAATGAAGTTCCTTCAGGTTTTTGGCAGGACTGGAATACACTTGTGCGGGAACTTAATCCCGAGGCATACACCGTCGGCGAGTTTTGGGAAAATGCTCGTGATCACTTGGTCGAAGGACACTTCTCCGGAACGATGAACTACCATGGCTTCGCCTATCTAGCCAAAGGATTCTTGATCGATGGTATCCTCACTCCCCACGACTTCGGCCAGGAATTGGTCGCTCGATTGAATGAGTACCCGCAGAAGATGCAATATGCACTGCAGAACCTAATCGATTCACACGACACTCAGCGAGTCGGCTCGATGATCGTGAATCGAAGTCGCCAGCCCTACTTGCAGCCGGAGCGTTTTGACTACGATGTAAGCGAGCGGGTCTCTCCCCGATACGATAACGAGTACAGCATTCGCAAGCCGAACGATCTGGAGCGAAACATTCAACGCTTGGTCGCATTGATGCAGATGACATTCGTCGGCCCCCCGATGATTTACTACGGTGATGAGGCAGGCATGTGGGGGGCCGACGATCCCTGCAATCGGCTTCCGATGGTATGGGATGATTTGATTTACGATGACCAATCTACAGATCCTCTGGGTCGGGATCGCGAGACCGACACGGTCCAATTCAATCAAGAGTTGCACGATTTTTACCGGCAGTTGATCCATCTCCGCCGCAAGTATGATGTGCTGGAACATGGCGATTTCGAACCGGTGGTAAGTGACGACGACGCGAAGTTTTTTGCATTTCGCCGCACTTTGAAAGGAAAAAGCGTGTTGGTGGCGATCAATCGAGGGGAGGCCACCTACAGTTGGGAAGTCCCCTGTGACACCGCTCGGGAGCTTCAGTCACTTATTGTCACCTGGGACCCAGAAGCCAAGGCCGACATCGTCCGCCGAGATGGGGTTTGTATCGTCACGGTTCCGCCGTTGGGAGGCGTAGTACTAGCCGAACGAGCCAACCCGGAGTGA
- a CDS encoding DUF1559 domain-containing protein, whose protein sequence is MNKNRSRRQLGFTLVELLVVIAIIGVLVALLLPAVQAAREAARRMSCANNLKNLGLACLNYENSNKYLPYSVSQWPEDRTMDFDKREAVWVGPSGQDGILDPAKGGPGYTGKGWTVEILPQLEQQAMYAGITSGLENAPRGRDKHTARANRGTGMGIQEIRSFMEQQLPIFTCPSDPSAVPSPDQWYWDNNLANPVATTSYKGVAGDFVIDQASSNAFSPVSEFTGFGSIPDLHHVTNANGLIFRASYYEKVPLRTVSDGLSGTFMIGEGVVEQDYHSMAYFADGTWGTCGVPLNFFLIGVDTTEIKSNRWNDVRGFKSLHPGGAQFALGDGAVRFINESIDGATYRALATRAGGEVAGETN, encoded by the coding sequence ATGAACAAAAATCGTTCGCGCAGGCAACTCGGCTTTACCCTTGTGGAGCTCTTGGTGGTAATCGCCATCATTGGAGTCCTGGTGGCTCTCTTGCTCCCCGCCGTCCAAGCGGCCCGGGAAGCAGCGCGACGGATGAGCTGTGCGAATAACCTGAAAAACCTCGGTTTGGCTTGCTTGAATTACGAAAACTCTAATAAGTATCTGCCCTACAGCGTTTCGCAATGGCCGGAAGACAGGACCATGGATTTCGATAAGCGTGAAGCAGTCTGGGTTGGTCCATCGGGTCAAGATGGCATATTAGATCCTGCAAAGGGTGGTCCAGGCTATACGGGAAAAGGATGGACTGTCGAAATACTGCCTCAGCTTGAACAACAAGCGATGTATGCGGGAATAACATCCGGCTTAGAGAATGCGCCGCGTGGCAGGGATAAACACACTGCCCGGGCAAATCGTGGGACGGGAATGGGCATCCAAGAAATCCGTTCTTTCATGGAACAACAGTTGCCGATCTTCACCTGCCCATCAGATCCGAGTGCAGTACCGTCACCAGATCAATGGTATTGGGACAACAATTTGGCCAATCCTGTTGCTACAACTAGTTACAAGGGGGTCGCCGGAGATTTTGTGATTGACCAGGCTTCTTCGAATGCATTTAGCCCGGTTTCTGAATTTACCGGATTTGGATCGATCCCCGATTTGCATCATGTGACAAATGCAAATGGATTAATCTTTCGTGCATCTTACTACGAGAAGGTGCCACTTAGGACGGTTTCAGATGGTCTTAGCGGGACTTTCATGATTGGTGAAGGAGTGGTCGAGCAGGATTATCACAGCATGGCCTATTTTGCGGATGGGACCTGGGGTACTTGTGGTGTTCCTCTTAACTTCTTTCTCATCGGAGTGGATACAACAGAAATCAAGTCAAATCGCTGGAACGATGTGCGAGGTTTCAAGAGTCTGCATCCTGGCGGAGCGCAATTCGCTCTGGGAGACGGCGCAGTTCGGTTTATTAATGAAAGCATTGATGGTGCTACATATCGTGCCTTGGCCACGAGGGCAGGTGGTGAGGTTGCAGGCGAAACGAACTAA